In one window of Nocardiopsis aegyptia DNA:
- a CDS encoding TetR/AcrR family transcriptional regulator — protein sequence MARAGLSAARLTEAAAEMADETGIEAVTLSALARRFGVRDASLYSHVRNLRDLRVRVAVLAGEEMAERIAEAVAGRAGRDALVAFADAYRDYALEHPGRYAATQMRFDPEEVADSAGLRRSVDLTYGMLRGYGLTEPDLTDAGRLLRSTFHGYVHLELGGGFAHSREVEASWARSLDALHALLEHWPARSGPDLRVGPGSAAHP from the coding sequence ATGGCCCGCGCCGGGCTATCCGCCGCCAGGCTGACCGAGGCCGCCGCCGAGATGGCGGACGAGACCGGGATCGAGGCGGTCACGCTGTCCGCGCTCGCCCGGCGCTTCGGCGTGAGGGACGCCAGCCTGTACTCGCACGTCCGCAACCTGCGGGACCTGCGGGTCCGGGTGGCCGTGCTGGCCGGCGAGGAGATGGCCGAGCGCATCGCGGAGGCCGTCGCGGGGCGTGCGGGCAGGGACGCGCTGGTCGCGTTCGCCGACGCCTACCGGGACTACGCGCTCGAACACCCCGGCCGCTACGCGGCGACCCAGATGCGGTTCGACCCCGAGGAGGTCGCCGACTCGGCCGGGCTGCGCCGCAGCGTGGACCTGACGTACGGGATGCTGCGGGGCTACGGGCTCACCGAGCCGGACCTGACCGACGCGGGCCGCCTCCTGCGCAGCACCTTCCACGGCTACGTCCACCTCGAACTCGGCGGCGGCTTCGCGCACTCCCGCGAGGTGGAGGCGTCCTGGGCGCGCTCGCTCGACGCCCTGCACGCGCTGCTGGAGCACTGGCCCGCACGGAGCGGGCCGGACCTCCGGGTCGGACCGGGCTCCGCGGCGCACCCGTAG
- a CDS encoding DUF7059 domain-containing protein yields MSETDFPRGLAERLRGILIDADYTVSGVRDRLGDAAARALAREELVPALRATGGDERLGLLLRLWWLRSPIPERSARTILPIEELAENGLVTVDEGPEGRVVRALVHLGPWELEDGRPGFVVSDPKVRPGSGTVPSPDHVVGAGGASSTLSQLIVNGPADRALDLGTGCGVQALHLASRAREIVATDLNPRAVRLAGISLALSGVTGAELRQGSLFEPVKGERFDLIVSNPPFVITPEASRYTYRESDLPGDTVCAELVRQAPAHLTEGGWCQILANWVHSDGDDWEDRVGGWVTGTGCSGWVVQRDVQDPAEYVELWLRDSCEHGTPEYTRRYDAWLDYFEREGIKGIGFGWISLRNDVAQDATVRVEELRHEIERPVGPYLPEVVDGAMTALRLTDAALLSAHVALAPGVVEERVGRPGAPDPEKIVLRQRDGLRRVARIGTVEAALASVCDGTMPVGPLLDAISELMGEDSAVIRERTPDALRTLISEGFFRVAR; encoded by the coding sequence GTGTCTGAGACTGATTTCCCCCGCGGCCTGGCCGAACGCCTCCGAGGCATCCTCATCGACGCCGACTACACGGTGTCGGGCGTGCGCGACCGCCTGGGCGACGCCGCGGCGCGCGCCCTGGCGCGCGAGGAGCTCGTGCCCGCCCTGCGCGCCACCGGCGGGGACGAGCGGCTCGGACTGCTGTTGCGCCTGTGGTGGCTGCGATCGCCCATCCCCGAACGTTCGGCGCGCACGATACTGCCCATCGAGGAACTGGCCGAGAACGGTCTGGTGACCGTGGACGAGGGCCCCGAGGGGCGCGTCGTCCGCGCCCTGGTGCACCTGGGCCCGTGGGAGCTGGAGGACGGCAGACCCGGGTTCGTGGTCTCCGACCCCAAGGTGCGTCCCGGTTCGGGTACCGTCCCCAGCCCCGACCACGTGGTGGGCGCGGGCGGCGCGTCCTCGACCCTGTCCCAACTCATCGTCAACGGGCCGGCCGACCGCGCGCTGGACCTGGGCACCGGGTGCGGCGTGCAGGCGCTGCACCTGGCCTCGCGGGCCCGCGAGATCGTGGCGACCGACCTCAACCCCCGCGCGGTGCGCCTGGCCGGGATCAGCCTGGCCCTGTCGGGCGTCACCGGCGCCGAGCTCCGCCAGGGCTCGCTGTTCGAGCCGGTCAAGGGCGAGCGGTTCGACCTGATCGTGTCGAACCCGCCGTTCGTCATCACGCCGGAGGCCTCGCGGTACACCTACCGGGAGTCCGACCTGCCGGGCGACACCGTGTGCGCGGAGCTGGTGCGCCAGGCGCCCGCCCACCTGACGGAGGGCGGCTGGTGCCAGATCCTGGCCAACTGGGTGCACTCCGACGGCGACGACTGGGAGGACCGGGTCGGCGGCTGGGTCACCGGCACGGGGTGTTCGGGCTGGGTCGTCCAGCGCGACGTCCAGGACCCGGCCGAGTACGTGGAGCTGTGGCTGCGCGACTCCTGCGAGCACGGCACGCCCGAGTACACGCGCCGCTACGACGCCTGGCTGGACTACTTCGAGCGCGAGGGCATCAAGGGCATCGGGTTCGGCTGGATCAGCCTGCGCAACGACGTCGCCCAGGACGCCACCGTGCGGGTCGAGGAGCTCAGGCACGAGATCGAGCGGCCGGTCGGACCGTACCTGCCCGAGGTCGTGGACGGGGCGATGACGGCGCTGCGGCTGACCGACGCCGCCCTGCTCTCGGCGCACGTGGCGCTCGCTCCCGGTGTGGTGGAGGAGCGCGTGGGGCGGCCGGGGGCGCCGGACCCGGAGAAGATCGTGCTGCGCCAGCGCGACGGCCTGCGCCGGGTGGCGCGAATCGGCACGGTGGAGGCGGCGCTGGCGAGCGTGTGCGACGGCACGATGCCGGTGGGGCCGCTGCTCGACGCGATCTCCGAGCTCATGGGCGAGGACTCGGCGGTGATCCGCGAACGCACGCCGGACGCGCTGCGCACGCTCATCTCGGAGGGCTTCTTCCGCGTCGCCCGTTGA
- a CDS encoding DUF2530 domain-containing protein has product MRKPRRPDPDVHESDYRVPAALGTLAWAVALVVLLAVGVPESERWWIGVCVTGIALGVFGFLYIPRLLRRRSEAEARRDAERTSRGTVPPA; this is encoded by the coding sequence GTGCGTAAGCCCCGCCGCCCCGACCCGGACGTCCACGAGAGCGACTACCGCGTACCCGCCGCCCTCGGCACCCTCGCGTGGGCGGTCGCGCTCGTCGTGCTCCTCGCCGTGGGCGTCCCCGAGTCCGAGCGGTGGTGGATCGGGGTCTGCGTCACCGGCATCGCGCTCGGCGTCTTCGGGTTCCTCTACATCCCGCGGCTCCTGCGCCGCCGCTCCGAGGCCGAGGCCCGCCGCGACGCCGAGCGCACGTCACGGGGCACCGTCCCCCCTGCCTGA